One genomic region from Drosophila subpulchrella strain 33 F10 #4 breed RU33 chromosome 2R, RU_Dsub_v1.1 Primary Assembly, whole genome shotgun sequence encodes:
- the LOC119549604 gene encoding uncharacterized protein LOC119549604 isoform X1 — protein sequence MSRNRRRSLPSSSVPSDEDQTTPAVQKGSSQTTLRSRSLSRQDLLVQASSIYENETQTDLPQMVDVAVGTSARTPSSIILDWSTSRTSLRRSHWNTGDLPLRTFPHILVEAPEGDEPKDTNPPASAPLEPISEVPYVEPTFEKPLSFIERPPSVKRTPASIEPDRNSSDSSVPSSFAQSTIAQESRLKFVSVVSVESVTSISATEQYDREEPLITKTQKFFKKRAPLVPRYDSEDSYVIDKDVIQQDASVSATSAGYPLADTESPGSFSEYDEDRRKNSVLFDSISDDSKESFDLIRGGRRLGSGMVFIYMVIPPDGGFGWVIMVLSFLAQLIIDGLIFTIGTLLPFIAKDLDAKMTEVLFVASVQIGFYFTSGIFGAIMINRFGFRKVAIAGVLSSSSMVLIASFSVNLVMLICFYSVLGGICMSMIWASSQLIVGYYFERYRPMATGFSCSGGGVGIVVFTFLNGWLVPIIGWRNMLRTQSALIMLILLIAITYVEVAPTQVGLYHHPDLLESSSEEYYGNFYVQDYLRMSTQTATSRSVLSTYEPEEKKRGCAKFCPCCAKCCEKKRKKAETEEERNLLIRPAPMERDDLFYTGPAEYEQPHSKEHLEGKEIHLHKNTQQVNYGIKTIHVDDKDEPSTSRVSHRRWAKGPETPKKKQGRCMATLVKLFDYHLLKRFEFQVLVASAFLYPLGFNIPYVYSFARTTIPMEYGRLIGPTIGITNVILRNVCGFLAYKRRDWTTGICGAGMVYGGCAVFISAFYGQDLIWFQFLYGISYGVAPAVFATLRGLIYVKYLGLAKLTNAFGITSLAMGVGAFIGTTIGGELIATTGNYISAFVFAGLCLIGSGVLKLLLPALIKLRNRKAH from the exons TTCGATAATCCTCGATTGGAGCACTTCAAGGACGTCTCTCAGACGGTCTCACTGGAATACAGGAGACCTGCCTCTCAGAACTTTTCCCCACATCCTTGTGGAGGCTCCAGAAGGTGATGAGCCTAAAGATACCAACCCACCGGCCTCCGCCCCCCTTGAACCGATCTCCGAAGTGCCGTATGTGGAACCCACTTTTGAGAAACCTCTCTCTTTCATTGAAAGACCTCCTTCTGTTAAACGGACCCCCGCATCTATAGAACCCGATCGGAACTCTTCAGATTCATCTGTTCCGTCCAGCTTTGCTCAGTCTACCATTGCCCAAGAATCTAGATTAAAGTTCGTGTCTGTCGTATCCGTGGAGAGTGTGACCTCAATCAGTGCCACGGAACAATATGATAGGGAGGAGCCGCTCATTACCAAAACGCaaaagttctttaaaaaaa GAGCCCCCTTGGTCCCGAGATACGATTCGGAGGACTCGTACGTCATTGACAAGGACGTTATCCAGCAGGACGCGTCCGTGTCCGCGACCAGTGCGGGTTATCCTTTGGCTGACACCGAGTCACCCGGGTCATTCAGCGAATACGACGAGGATAGGCGGAAGAACAGTGTATTGTTCGACTCGATAAGTGATGATTCCAAGGAGTCCTTCGACCTGATCCGCGGCGGAAGACGTCTGGGCTCTGGTATGGTTTTT ATCTATATGGTGATTCCACCAGACGGCGGCTTCGGCTGGGTGATAATGGTGCTCTCCTTTCTCGCCCAGCTGATCATCGACGGCCTTATCTTCACCATTGGCACCCTGTTGCCGTTTATAGCCAAGGATCTGGACGCCAAAATGACGGAGGTACTTTTCGTGGCCAGTGTCCAGATTGGATTCTACTTCACGAGCGGTATATTTGGTGCCATTATGATCAATCGCTTTGGTTTCCGCAAGGTGGCCATCGCCGGGGTCCTATCCTCCTCATCCATGGTCTTGATCGCCAGCTTCAGCGTCAACCTGGTCATGCTGATATGCTTTTACAGCGTCCTTG GTGGCATCTGCATGAGCATGATCTGGGCGAGTTCCCAGCTGATCGTGGGGTACTACTTCGAGCGGTATCGTCCGATGGCCACTGGATTCTCctgcagcggcggcggcgttgGAATAGTAGTGTTCACATTCCTCAACGGCTGGCTGGTGCCGATTATCGGATGGAGGAACATGCTCCGCACGCAGTCGGCGCTGATCATGTTGATCCTGCTGATTGCCATTACCTACGTGGAGGTGGCTCCCACTCAGGTGGGCCTGTACCACCATCCCGACCTTTTGGAGTCCAGTTCGGAGGAGTACTACGGCAACTTCTATGTGCAGGACTACTTGCGTATGTCCACCCAGACGGCAACAAGTCGGAGTGTCCTTAGCACGTATGAGCCGGAGGAAAAGAAGCGTGGGTGCGCCAAATTCTGTCCCTGCTGCGCCAAGTGTTGTGAGAAGAAGCGGAAGAAGGCGGAGACCGAGGAGGAGCGTAATCTGCTCATCCGTCCAGCGCCCATGGAGCGGGATGATCTCTTCTACACGGGTCCCGCCGAATACGAACAGCCTCACAGCAAAGAGCACCTCGAGGGCAAGGAGATCCACCTCCACAAGAAT ACCCAGCAGGTAAACTACGGCATTAAAACAATTCATGTAGACGATAAGGATGAACCGTCTACTTCCAGAGTCAGTCATAGAAGATGGGCTAAGGGACCTGAAACGCCAAAGAAGAAGCAGGGCCGATGTATGGCCACCCTGGTAAAGCTCTTCGATTACCATCTGCTGAAAAGGTTCGAGTTCCAGGTGCTGGTGGCCTCAGCCTTTCTGTATCCGCTGGGTTTTAACATACCCTACGTTTACTCGTTCGCACGTACCACTATTCCCATGGAATATGGGCGTTTAATAGGACCCACCATCGGGATTACCAACGTTATACTGCGGAACGTTTGTGGGTTTCTGGCCTATAAGCGGCGTGATTGGACCACAGGCATATGTGGAGCCGGCATGGTTTACGGCGGATGTGCCGTCTTTATCAGTGCCTTCTATGGTCAGGACTTGATTTGGTTCCAGTTCCTCTACGGCATTTCCTATGGGGTCGCTCCAG CTGTATTCGCCACCCTGCGAGGACTTATATATGTGAAATATCTGGGCTTGGCAAAGCTGACCAATGCCTTTGGGATAACCTCTTTGGCCATGGGTGTCGGTGCTTTTATTGGCACCACTATTGGCGGAGAACTAATTGCCACCACGGGGAACTATATCTCTGCCTTCGTCTTTGCGGGACTGTGCCTCATAGGCTCCGGAGTACTGAAACTACTGCTGCCGGCGCTGATAAAGCTTCGCAACCGTAAAGCCCATTAA